In a single window of the Cygnus olor isolate bCygOlo1 chromosome 5, bCygOlo1.pri.v2, whole genome shotgun sequence genome:
- the EGLN3 gene encoding prolyl hydroxylase EGLN3, with the protein MPLGHIMRLDLERIALEYVVPCLHDIGFCYLDNFLGEVVGDCVLERVKRMHRDGELADGQLAGPSRGVAKRHLRGDQIKWIGGTEEGCEAINFLLTLIDRLVMYCGSRLGKYYVKERSKAMVACYPGNGTGYVRHVDNPNGDGRCITCIYYLNKNWDSKLHGGILRIFPEGKSYVADVEPIFDRLLFFWSDRRNPHEVQPSYATRYAMTVWYFDAEERAEAKKKFRNLTDARKREAALNED; encoded by the exons ATGCCGCTGGGGCACATCATGCGGCTGGACCTGGAGAGGATCGCCCTGGAGTACGTCGTGCCCTGCCTGCACGACATCGGCTTCTGCTACCTGGACAACTTCCtgggggaggtggtgggggaCTGCGTGCTGGAGCGGGTGAAGCGGATGCACCGCGACGGGGAGCTGGCCGATGGGCAGCTGGCCGGCCCCAGCCGCGGCGTCGCCAAGCGGCACCTCCGCGGCGACCAAATCAAGTGGATCGGGGGCACGGAGGAGGGCTGCGAGGCCATCAACTTCCTCCTCACGCTCATAGACCGCCTGGTGATGTACTGCGGGAGCCGGCTCGGCAAGTACTACGTGAAGGAGCGCTCCAAG GCCATGGTCGCTTGCTATCCTGGAAATGGAACTGGGTATGTTCGTCATGTGGACAATCCAAATGGTGACGGGCGCTGCATCACCTGTATTTATTACCTGAATAAGAACTGGGACTCCAAG ctGCATGGTGGAATTCTTCGGATATTCCCAGAAGGGAAGTCCTATGTAGCAGATGTTGAGCCGATTTTTGacaggttgctttttttttggtcagatcGAAGGAACCCACATGAAGTCCAGCCTTCTTATGCAACCAG gtaTGCCATGACTGTGTGGTATTTTGATGctgaagaaagagcagaagccaaaaaaaagttcaggaaCTTAACTG ACgcaaggaaaagagaagcagctCTTAATGAAGATTAA